The sequence CGTATATCAAACAATATCGACCGCTGCTGCTCATTGAGATCAAAAATCGACAGCCGCTCCGCGCCCAAATTCGCGGCCGCGATCAGCACGATAGTCAATATGCCGACGAGGACAAGGCCGAGCTTGATAGCTCGCTTGCCGTTCTCAACTTTCCGCTTTCCACTTTCCGTTCTCAGTTGAACTTCTCCGGGTGTAAACACCTTGCGATCTGCTCCAATGCATCGACCAGTCTCGGCCCGGGCCGCGAGAGCAGGTCGGCGTTTATCTTATACACGCGGCCGCTTTTCAACGCCGGAGAGTTGCGAAAGACCTCGTTCGGGCCCTCGTTGTCCGGGCTCTCGGAGATAATTATCACGTCCGGCTCGAGAGCAATGGCGCTTTCTTTGCTCAATTTTGGATACGCCGTCTCAATATCGACCGTTACCGACCGGCCGCCGGCCTTTTCGATCAGGACGTTGAGAAACGACCCTTTCCCGACTGTAAACAAGGGCTCGCGCGATATCTGGACAAAGACGCCTAACTGCTCTTCGCCCCTGACACTGTCCTGCACTGCCTCGACGCGGCGTTTTAGCTCAGGCAGCATTTGCCCGACACGATCGGTCGTGCCGAATAGGTCGCCGAGCTTGCCAAGATCGTCGATGACATCATCGAATGACGTTGGGTTCGTCAC is a genomic window of Chloracidobacterium sp. containing:
- a CDS encoding cobalamin-binding protein; translated protein: MRDEVRYRTSLVALLVLVLVGCQKPSAVEAPETSAKPIRVVTDDLGRTVTVPVKIMRVVSTAPSVTENIFAAGAGDRLVGVTTFCNYPVEAKAIPKIGDTITPNMESIIALKPDVVFVSTASQIEAFTQTLADNGIAVYVTNPTSFDDVIDDLGKLGDLFGTTDRVGQMLPELKRRVEAVQDSVRGEEQLGVFVQISREPLFTVGKGSFLNVLIEKAGGRSVTVDIETAYPKLSKESAIALEPDVIIISESPDNEGPNEVFRNSPALKSGRVYKINADLLSRPGPRLVDALEQIARCLHPEKFN